In bacterium, the DNA window GACCCAACGGCCGCAGCGAACCGCATGATGATGTATATGTTCCCGCTCCTGACCGGATGGATTGGGTATACCACTGTTGCTGCACTTCCTCTCTACTGGGCAGTCTCAAACGGCGTAAGTATTCTTCAGCAAACTTTGACGGCTTCTGAAGAAATTGAGAAGATGGAGGAAGCACAGGTGGTGACAAAAGTTCGATCGTCGAGCGATCGGGAAAAAACTACCAAGAAGAAACGTAAAGGGGGCAAGAAGTGATCGAAGACGACCATATCGAAGCTGGTAAGAAGGTATTGCATGACATCCTTGATGCTATGGGTTTTGATGAATATACCGTCTATGAAGACCAGCTTGAGAGTCGTCGCATTCTATCGGTAGCCGTTGATGACCACGCGCTCCTCATAGGCCGCAAAGGAGAAAACCTCCAAGCACTTCAGCAGTTGATGAATGCATTATTGAGATCCGACATACACGACGCCCCGTTTATTACTCTTGATGTGTCGAACTACAAAAAAGATCGCATAGAGAAGATTATGCGTATCGCAGAAGATGCGGCTCATAAAGTCCAGCAGTACGGTAAAGAATTCCAGCTTAAGCCAATGTCGGCTTTTGAACGTCGTATCGTACACATGGTTCTTGCGGACAAGGATGATCTAGAGACCGAGAGTGTTGGACAAGATCCCCGCCGCAAGGTGATCATTAAACCAAAGATTACTGCCCAATAAATATTTAATCTGCCACAGGGAAGTCTAGAGCTGACTTGTAGGTGGTGTAGAACGTATCGGTTTTTACTACCTGGCCGTTGACGATTATATCGCGATAGAAGACAGTTCTCGATGGTACATTGGGGTCACTATTGCCATAGATGAAGAATGGTCCGCGCAGATTGCCGCTCTTTTTCTTGGTGCCATAAAAGCGGAACTTAAGTGTGGTACCTTGCAGGTCGGTCTGGATTAATATGTGATGATCGGTGTCATTTTTAAACTTAAAGTCTACTTGAGGGTAATAGATAGTTGCATCGACACCAGGCACACCATAGGGTGCGGTGTAATATGAGACCGCAAATGAGTGGTTCACTCGCTCGATGATCGGTAGACCCGCGAGTAGGGCTGCTCGAAATGCGGTTGAGCTGACCTGGCACAAGCCGCCGCCATAGGCACTCTCTTGGCGTCCTTCGAGAATAACACGGCCTTCAGCGTAGCCTTGCTCCGGACCTACTTCACCCAATAATTCACCAAAGCTAAACACCTCGCCTGGCTTCAGGAGTACTCCTTGGTAACGCGCTGTGCCGACGCGAATATTCTGCAAGCGATTTCTTGATGATCCAGGAAAATACGTGACGCCCTCAGATAGTAATTCTTTGATCCCCAGGTTATCGATGTTTTCATCGGAAACCTCGGCTTTTGTGATTGCGACAACTAAATCAGTGGGGGCGTTTGCTTGAGTCTCAGATAGCGCGGTGCGGATCTTTTGGGCACTTGCACTCATTTCAAGGGCGATGCCATCACGCGATTGTTGAAAGATAGTTGCTCGATCGCCGCTGATGCTTAGTTTGGCATCGACTGGTGCCTGGTTGATTTGTTGTGCGATCGCCGCAAGGCTCGCCTGTATCTTTGTTTCAGAAAAATCAGCTTGGTGTTGTGAGGTGCGGGTTTGTGCGTAAGCCCGATAAAGTAGATCTTCTTTATCGGGTATAACAGCTACACCATCCACCCAACTTGCGATTTCTTGAGCGCCAAATGACCATGTTTTGTCATTGTATTTTACGACTAATGGTTGTTGCCTGAAGCGTTCAATCGTTGCTCGCTTTGCGCTCAGATCACCTTCAGTCACGACTGGATTCAGTGAGTATGTAGCAAGCTCGATATCAATTCTATCAAATGTGCGTGCAGCCTCTTGAATTCGCGCTACGGTGCGAGGGAGGGAAACTCTTTTTCCAGAAATTCCTGGGGTTATTGAGATGATTGATTCATTGACGACGAGCTGTGGGTCGATCACGGCTGTGTTGTATGTATCGATGGTTGACGACAGGGCCTGGGTGATAGCGCCCTCATTGAGGGCAATCATCTCGGTGCTTGGTTGAGACAGACCGATGAGTAGTTTGAACTCATCATAGATTTGCTGACCAATCCACCCTTGCCGACCGACACTATATAACTCGTTGATCACGGGCTCGCTTACGTGTGAGAGCCCAAGATCCTTGGCCTTGATGCGAATAGGCTGATCGGATGTCGTTCGGATAAGAACCGTCTCGGCGCCTTGATATTTCTCGCTCATGGACGCGATCAGTGTTGATGCCTCGACCTTACTGAGTCCACCGAGATAGATGCCGTAGGCTTGAGCTCCCGGCAGAATCTTGCCCCGATACGCGAGTCGAATAACTCCGAGCGTAAAGAAGAAA includes these proteins:
- a CDS encoding KH domain-containing protein, whose amino-acid sequence is MIEDDHIEAGKKVLHDILDAMGFDEYTVYEDQLESRRILSVAVDDHALLIGRKGENLQALQQLMNALLRSDIHDAPFITLDVSNYKKDRIEKIMRIAEDAAHKVQQYGKEFQLKPMSAFERRIVHMVLADKDDLETESVGQDPRRKVIIKPKITAQ
- a CDS encoding VanW family protein, yielding MKHSHEDTIALPYANESNRRHWLIIAGLVLVLGFFFTLGVIRLAYRGKILPGAQAYGIYLGGLSKVEASTLIASMSEKYQGAETVLIRTTSDQPIRIKAKDLGLSHVSEPVINELYSVGRQGWIGQQIYDEFKLLIGLSQPSTEMIALNEGAITQALSSTIDTYNTAVIDPQLVVNESIISITPGISGKRVSLPRTVARIQEAARTFDRIDIELATYSLNPVVTEGDLSAKRATIERFRQQPLVVKYNDKTWSFGAQEIASWVDGVAVIPDKEDLLYRAYAQTRTSQHQADFSETKIQASLAAIAQQINQAPVDAKLSISGDRATIFQQSRDGIALEMSASAQKIRTALSETQANAPTDLVVAITKAEVSDENIDNLGIKELLSEGVTYFPGSSRNRLQNIRVGTARYQGVLLKPGEVFSFGELLGEVGPEQGYAEGRVILEGRQESAYGGGLCQVSSTAFRAALLAGLPIIERVNHSFAVSYYTAPYGVPGVDATIYYPQVDFKFKNDTDHHILIQTDLQGTTLKFRFYGTKKKSGNLRGPFFIYGNSDPNVPSRTVFYRDIIVNGQVVKTDTFYTTYKSALDFPVAD